Proteins encoded in a region of the Magallana gigas chromosome 8, xbMagGiga1.1, whole genome shotgun sequence genome:
- the LOC105333977 gene encoding galectin-3 gives MYPTGSHAPPEKGGQYPPPQGGGYGAYPPPSGGAYPPPSGGAYPPPPGGAPGYPGGGYGAPPGGYGAPPGGGYGAPPGGYGAPPGGYGAPQGGYGGYGPPPGTGPVGHPPGGYAPPPMGNMGNFGPQPTGPIFNPPIPFQAPFPGGAHPGRSIIVKGVITGDDGFTLNFKCGEENNFHFNPRPNQGCVVYNHNQHGWGTEERHQNPFHPGQPFELCITIEPNQYKVFVNHQPFPSFNARMFPIEKFELIQIGGSVNVQEINFS, from the exons ATGTAT CCGACCGGCAGTCACGCACCTCCAGAAAAGGGAGGTCAGTATCCCCCACCCCAGGGCGGCGGATATGGTGCATACCCCCCACCATCCGGTGGAGCTTACCCTCCACCATCCGGGGGAGCTTACCCCCCGCCCCCTGGCGGTGCCCCCGGTTACCCCGGTGGAGGATATGGAGCCCCTCCCGGTGGTTACGGAGCGCCGCCTGGTGGTGGATATGGAGCGCCCCCTGGGGGTTATGGCGCGCCACCTGGCGGGTATGGGGCTCCTCAAGGAGGATATGGAGGATATGGACCACCCCCCGGCACTGGACCGGTTGGCCATCCTCCAGGTGGCTATGCTCCTCCACCGATGGGCAACATGGGTAATTTTGGACCACAGCCAACTGGGCCAATTTTTAACCCg CCAATCCCCTTCCAGGCCCCCTTCCCTGGCGGGGCCCACCCAGGGAGATCAATAATCGTCAAAGGCGTGATCACCGGAGATGATGG ATTTACGCTGAATTTCAAGTGTGGAGAAGAAAACAACTTTCATTTTAACCCCCGTCCAAACCAGGGCTGTGTCGTTTACAATCACAACCAGCATGGGTGGGGTACCGAGGAGCGGCACCAGAATCCCTTCCATCCCGGACAACCGTTCGAGCTTTGTATCACCATAGAGCCAAATCAGTATAAG gTTTTTGTTAACCACCAACCCTTTCCCAGTTTTAACGCAAGGATGTTTCCGATAGAGAAGTTTGAACTAATACAGATTGGAGGTTCAGTTAACGTCCAAGAGATCAACTTTTCCTAA
- the LOC105333976 gene encoding probable E3 ubiquitin-protein ligase DTX3 isoform X2 produces the protein MSEIKVSMITRGMIKEQTTKEQSDKIIANQCQIEEEPMEVDEIVECVICMDIVQNKKTLEKCSHEFCKDCIDIQFKYRPQCPICFTAYGKITGTQPDGHMEINRDKRQKLPGFVEKGLIRVYYSFSDGTQGSEHPNPGQRYYGTNRTGYLPDNEKGRIVARLLRVAFNRKLVFTVGRSRTTGVDNCVTWNDIHHKTSISGGPENFGYPDPTFLDRVLEELAAKGVTQDDLVEVSEDIIK, from the exons ATGTCAGAGATCAAGGTAAGCATG ATAACCAGAGGCATGATAAAGGAACAGACAACAAAGGAGCAATCAGATAAAATTATAGCAAACCAGTGTCAAATTGAAGAAGAACCAATGGAAGTGGATGAAATTGTAGAATGTGTTATTTGCATGGACATTGTGCAGAATAAGAAGACCTTAGAAAAATGTTCTCACGAATTTTGTAAAGACTGTATTGATATCCAATTTAAGTACAGGCCTCAGTGTCCTATATGCTTTACTGCCTATGGGAAAATCACAGGAACTCAACCAGATGGACACATGGAAATAAATCGAGACAAACGCCAAAAGCTTCCTGGCTTTGTAGAGAAAGGACTCATACGTGTGTACTACTCCTTTTCTGATGGAACACAAGGG tctgaACACCCAAACCCAGGACAAAGATATTATGGAACAAATCGAACAGGTTATCTTCCTGACAATGAAAAGGGTCGCATAGTAGCGAGACTATTACGAGTGGCATTTAACAGGAAATTAGTATTTACAGTAGGACGCTCCAGAACAACAGGGGTGGATAACTGTGTTACGTGGAATGACATTCATCATAAAACTTCCATATCAGGAGGCCCAGAAAA CTTTGGTTACCCGGACCCCACATTCCTTGACCGAGTGCTGGAGGAATTGGCTGCCAAGGGAGTAACACAGGACGATCTCGTGGAGGTGTCCGAAGACATCATCAAATGA
- the LOC105333976 gene encoding probable E3 ubiquitin-protein ligase DTX3 isoform X3, protein MSEIKITRGMIKEQTTKEQSDKIIANQCQIEEEPMEVDEIVECVICMDIVQNKKTLEKCSHEFCKDCIDIQFKYRPQCPICFTAYGKITGTQPDGHMEINRDKRQKLPGFVEKGLIRVYYSFSDGTQGSEHPNPGQRYYGTNRTGYLPDNEKGRIVARLLRVAFNRKLVFTVGRSRTTGVDNCVTWNDIHHKTSISGGPENFGYPDPTFLDRVLEELAAKGVTQDDLVEVSEDIIK, encoded by the exons ATGTCAGAGATCAAG ATAACCAGAGGCATGATAAAGGAACAGACAACAAAGGAGCAATCAGATAAAATTATAGCAAACCAGTGTCAAATTGAAGAAGAACCAATGGAAGTGGATGAAATTGTAGAATGTGTTATTTGCATGGACATTGTGCAGAATAAGAAGACCTTAGAAAAATGTTCTCACGAATTTTGTAAAGACTGTATTGATATCCAATTTAAGTACAGGCCTCAGTGTCCTATATGCTTTACTGCCTATGGGAAAATCACAGGAACTCAACCAGATGGACACATGGAAATAAATCGAGACAAACGCCAAAAGCTTCCTGGCTTTGTAGAGAAAGGACTCATACGTGTGTACTACTCCTTTTCTGATGGAACACAAGGG tctgaACACCCAAACCCAGGACAAAGATATTATGGAACAAATCGAACAGGTTATCTTCCTGACAATGAAAAGGGTCGCATAGTAGCGAGACTATTACGAGTGGCATTTAACAGGAAATTAGTATTTACAGTAGGACGCTCCAGAACAACAGGGGTGGATAACTGTGTTACGTGGAATGACATTCATCATAAAACTTCCATATCAGGAGGCCCAGAAAA CTTTGGTTACCCGGACCCCACATTCCTTGACCGAGTGCTGGAGGAATTGGCTGCCAAGGGAGTAACACAGGACGATCTCGTGGAGGTGTCCGAAGACATCATCAAATGA
- the LOC105333975 gene encoding tyrosine-protein kinase Tec, producing the protein MSGGTLNTRRKEPLSEPHRHIGAQDLLKQKDSVSHSGFLRKRGKLERLVGSNGLFTAIFSELSKWRQRFVIVGRGCLYVYADEHGRSPLQSVSLKDYTRVERPTSGGLEIDTRRCFRVVPSNERTMKTFVFGCAKDGERKEWMYKIREEMLLANSKTDEIEVSGSGSDEYVYLEKPIIEPIIQPPTYSKPDVPNRRPPQVPEEDSSDSENSDYDIIQEEDVKRLRGKPLPEVPKEDNHVVRRPEKPKKPQYLKSKDQAADPNEYLFDNSDRQKAIDILARRTSGTFLVRKSRMGDQQVLSVQTEEGMKEYKIYDKPAGLTIDNKTYFKSVEKLIDNYKRQSLPNRRTTLMRGFSITEEQ; encoded by the exons ATGAGCGGAGGAACACTTAACACTAGGAGGAAGGAACCTTTGTCCGAGCCTCATCGACACATCG GCGCTCAAGATCTTTTGAAACAGAAAGATAGCGTTTCCCACAGTGGCTTTTTGCGCAAGCGCGGGAAGTTGGAGCGTTTGGTTGGATCAAATGGACTGTTCACAGCTATATTCTCTGAACTTTCTAAAT GGCGACAGCGTTTTGTGATTGTTGGGAGGGGATGTCTGTATGTATACGCAGACGAGCATGGCAGATCACCTTTACAGTCAGTTTCCCTTAAAGACTATACCAG GGTCGAGCGCCCGACTTCAGGAGGGTTAGAGATAGACACAAGGAGATGCTTCCGGGTCGTCCCATCCAACGAGAGAACCATGAAAACCTTCGTCTTTGGTTGTGCAAAAGATGGCGAGAGAAAG GAATGGATGTACAAAATCCGTGAAGAAATGCTTCTAGCTAATTCTAAAACGGAtgaaat TGAGGTTTCCGGGTCGGGGTCTGACGAGTACGTTTACCTGGAAAAACCCATCATCGAACCAATTATCCAACCACCGACCTACAGCAAACCGGATGTGCCGAATAGAAGACCTCCTCAAGTACCGGAAGAAG ATAGTAGCGATTCCGAAAATTCAGACTACGATATAATACAAGAGGAAGATGTAAAACGACTTCGGGGGAAACCTCTGCCAG AAGTCCCCAAAGAAGACAACCACGTGGTGAGGAGACCAGAAAAGCCAAAGAAGCCTCAGTATTTG aaATCTAAGGACCAAGCTGCCGACCCGAACGAGTATTTGTTTGATAATTCTGACAGACAGAAAGCTATTGA TATTTTAGCCCGCCGTACAAGTGGGACGTTTTTGGTGCGGAAGTCAAGAATGGGAGATCAGCAG GTTTTGTCCGTTCAAACAGAAGAAGGAATGAAGGAGTACAAAATATATGACAAG CCTGCCGGTTTGACTATCGACAACAAAACTTACTTCAAATCTGTAGAAAAGCTGATTGACAACTATAAACGCCAAAGTCTCCCAAACAGGCGGACTACTTTAATGCGCGGATTCAGTATCACTGAAGAACAGTAG
- the LOC105333976 gene encoding probable E3 ubiquitin-protein ligase DTX3 isoform X4, producing MIKEQTTKEQSDKIIANQCQIEEEPMEVDEIVECVICMDIVQNKKTLEKCSHEFCKDCIDIQFKYRPQCPICFTAYGKITGTQPDGHMEINRDKRQKLPGFVEKGLIRVYYSFSDGTQGSEHPNPGQRYYGTNRTGYLPDNEKGRIVARLLRVAFNRKLVFTVGRSRTTGVDNCVTWNDIHHKTSISGGPENFGYPDPTFLDRVLEELAAKGVTQDDLVEVSEDIIK from the exons ATGATAAAGGAACAGACAACAAAGGAGCAATCAGATAAAATTATAGCAAACCAGTGTCAAATTGAAGAAGAACCAATGGAAGTGGATGAAATTGTAGAATGTGTTATTTGCATGGACATTGTGCAGAATAAGAAGACCTTAGAAAAATGTTCTCACGAATTTTGTAAAGACTGTATTGATATCCAATTTAAGTACAGGCCTCAGTGTCCTATATGCTTTACTGCCTATGGGAAAATCACAGGAACTCAACCAGATGGACACATGGAAATAAATCGAGACAAACGCCAAAAGCTTCCTGGCTTTGTAGAGAAAGGACTCATACGTGTGTACTACTCCTTTTCTGATGGAACACAAGGG tctgaACACCCAAACCCAGGACAAAGATATTATGGAACAAATCGAACAGGTTATCTTCCTGACAATGAAAAGGGTCGCATAGTAGCGAGACTATTACGAGTGGCATTTAACAGGAAATTAGTATTTACAGTAGGACGCTCCAGAACAACAGGGGTGGATAACTGTGTTACGTGGAATGACATTCATCATAAAACTTCCATATCAGGAGGCCCAGAAAA CTTTGGTTACCCGGACCCCACATTCCTTGACCGAGTGCTGGAGGAATTGGCTGCCAAGGGAGTAACACAGGACGATCTCGTGGAGGTGTCCGAAGACATCATCAAATGA
- the LOC105333976 gene encoding probable E3 ubiquitin-protein ligase DTX3 isoform X1 — protein sequence MLLTKSKVERLRMSKQNDSLSITRGMIKEQTTKEQSDKIIANQCQIEEEPMEVDEIVECVICMDIVQNKKTLEKCSHEFCKDCIDIQFKYRPQCPICFTAYGKITGTQPDGHMEINRDKRQKLPGFVEKGLIRVYYSFSDGTQGSEHPNPGQRYYGTNRTGYLPDNEKGRIVARLLRVAFNRKLVFTVGRSRTTGVDNCVTWNDIHHKTSISGGPENFGYPDPTFLDRVLEELAAKGVTQDDLVEVSEDIIK from the exons atgcttttaaccAAATCGAAAGTAGAAAGACTCCGGATGTCAAAGCAAAATGACTCTCTATCG ATAACCAGAGGCATGATAAAGGAACAGACAACAAAGGAGCAATCAGATAAAATTATAGCAAACCAGTGTCAAATTGAAGAAGAACCAATGGAAGTGGATGAAATTGTAGAATGTGTTATTTGCATGGACATTGTGCAGAATAAGAAGACCTTAGAAAAATGTTCTCACGAATTTTGTAAAGACTGTATTGATATCCAATTTAAGTACAGGCCTCAGTGTCCTATATGCTTTACTGCCTATGGGAAAATCACAGGAACTCAACCAGATGGACACATGGAAATAAATCGAGACAAACGCCAAAAGCTTCCTGGCTTTGTAGAGAAAGGACTCATACGTGTGTACTACTCCTTTTCTGATGGAACACAAGGG tctgaACACCCAAACCCAGGACAAAGATATTATGGAACAAATCGAACAGGTTATCTTCCTGACAATGAAAAGGGTCGCATAGTAGCGAGACTATTACGAGTGGCATTTAACAGGAAATTAGTATTTACAGTAGGACGCTCCAGAACAACAGGGGTGGATAACTGTGTTACGTGGAATGACATTCATCATAAAACTTCCATATCAGGAGGCCCAGAAAA CTTTGGTTACCCGGACCCCACATTCCTTGACCGAGTGCTGGAGGAATTGGCTGCCAAGGGAGTAACACAGGACGATCTCGTGGAGGTGTCCGAAGACATCATCAAATGA